Within the Bradyrhizobium cosmicum genome, the region AGATAGTATTCCCACATTCGGCGAAACCTCGTGTCGAAGCCGAGGGACTCGATTTCAGGCCAGGCTCCCAGGAAGCGATCGCGCCAGTCGCGAAGGGTGCGGGCGTAGCTCAGACCGAAAGATTCTCGATCCGTAACCGTGAGCATGGCGTTGGCGGCATGCTCCTCCACGATCTCCGCGGTCGGCAGCATGCCGCCCGGGAAGATGTGGCGTTGAATGAAATCCGGACACGCGCGATAGGCATCGAAGCGCGACGGCGCGATGGTGATGATCTGCAGCACGGCAACGCCGCCTTTGACGAGGCTCGACCGCAGCTTTTCGAAATAGAGCGGCCAGTAGCGTTCGCCGACAGCCTCGAACATCTCGATCGAGACGATTCGATCGAAACGTCCGACGATGTCGCGATAGTCCTGGAAGTGAAAGGCGGCCTTGCCGGCCTCGATTTCCGCCGCCAGGCGCTTGCGCGCGTAGTCCAGCTGCGACTTCGAAAGGGTAACGCCGGTGACCGCGGCGTCGTAGCCGCGAATGAGATGCTCGGCCAGCGATCCCCACCCGCAGCCGATTTCGAGAACCCGCTCGCCGCCCTTGAGACCGAGATAGCGGGAAACCCGTTCGAGCTTGTTTCGCTGTGCGGCTTCCAGCGAAAGCTCCGAGTCATAGATCGCGGAGGAATAGTTCATGCCCTGATCGAGCCAATGGCGGTAGAACTCGTTGCCAAGGTCGTAGTGGGCCGCGATGTTCTTCTTGCTGCCGGTCCTGGTGTTTTCGTTGGCGCGGTGCCGGAGCCAGTCAAGCAAGCGAGCCGGGCGAGAGCTGGCGACGCCGGCAAAGGCCGTCTCGTTTCGAATGAGGAAGTCCAGTACGCCGACAAGGTTGTTGGTCGACCAGTCACCCGCGATATAGCCATCGGAGAAGCCGGCCTCGCCGGACAGCCCGATGCGCCGCAGGGCGCGCCAGCGATGCACCGTGATGGTGACGTCGCTGCCCAAATCGCGTCTGCCCAAATCGAGATGCTGGCCATTCGGCAGAGTAAGCCGCAAATGGCCCGACTGAACCCGTGGGAGCAGCCGTTCAACCATCCAGGTGGCGAGCCGCGAGGGCCCGGAGGCGGCTTCGGAGGACATCAAGGAGGAATCGGAGCTCAAGGTTGGATACCTCGACTGTTGACAGTTTCTGCCGCGCCGTGAACGGCCTGCGGGCGCGGCTGGAAGCGAAAGCCCTTCAGCACCATCCGCAACGCATGCCAATGAATGCTCGCGATGACCTTCAAGGTCAGTAACGGGTGGCTGGTAAAAGCCTTGATCAGGGTGCCGTCGGTCAATTCCCGACGGGCTCCGGACAGCGATGCGGCGATGATGGTCTTGTCGTTCTCCTTGCCGCGGATGGAAACCTCCACGTGCGCGGCCGGGGGCCGGACGCGAAATCCGTAGGACATGTCCATGCCGAGAAACGGCGAGACGTAGAACCCCTTGGGGCAATGCTGCTCGACGATCTCCGGCACGGCACCATCGACCGAACTTTGGGCAGGTCCGTGAACGGGCATCACATAGCTGTGTCGTTCGCCGAAAGTATTGTGGACCTCATAGATGATCGCTTCGAGCGAGCCGTCCTGCCTGCTGCAAAAATAAACGCTCAGCGGGTTGAAGCCATAGCCAAGGATGCGGGGCATGCAGAGCAGCTTGATGGTGAGCTGGTCTGACTGGCATCCGGCCTGCCGGAGGAGGGCGCGAACCTGCTTCAGAAGCGGGAGGTCGCTGCCATCGCCATGGTCGGAATCGTGGAAGCTGGTGAGATTGAACCGGTTGCGGGAAAAGAAGGTCAGCTTTTTTGAAAGGCTGTCGACTTCGCAGAGATCGAGCAGCGTCCAGAACACCCGGTAGCGCAGGCGGTGCGCCCGGGGCAGAAAGCGACGGTGAACAACCTGACCGGTATATAGGCACGAAGAAGACGTCATGCGGCAAGTCGCCCGCTCTGATGACAGCTCGCATCGTCAATGTAGATGCGTCCGGACTCGTTTTCAACACGCCATGGTCGCCTGACGCCGCCGAGTGTTTCGGCGACGGCGAGCCCGGACTGGAGCCCGTCCTCGTGGAAGCCGGCGCCGAAATAGGAGCCGCAGAACCACAGGCGATCCCGGCCTTGCAGGGACCACAAGCGGCGCTGTGCGCTCATTGCCTCGGCATCGAAGATCGGGTGCTCGTAGCATTGCTCGTGCAAGACCTGCCTGGGCTCGACCAGGGGATTGAGCGTCACGAACAAATTCTGCGCGGTCGGCAGGCGCTGCAGCGCGTTCATCCAGTAGGTCACGGTTGGCGTGTCCGCGGGGCCTCTGCCGCCGATATAGTTCCAGCTCGCCCAGGCCGCCTTGCGCTGCGGCATCAGCACCGGATCGCTATGGAGGACCGCGCGGTTCTGGCTGTAGCGGAATGCCCCGAGCAGGCTCCGCTCCTCTGCGGTGGGCTCGTCCAGCAGCGCAAGCGCCTGGTCGGCATGCGCCGCGATCACCACCTCGTCGAAATGGTCCACATGGCCGCCGCAATCCCTGACCTCGACGCCGTCCGGGCGCCTGCGGATCGCCGCGACGCCCTGGGCAAGGCGGATGCGGTCCCTGAAGCGACGCGTCAACGCATCGACATAAGTCCGGCTGCCGCCGACGACCGTCCGCCATTGCGGCCGGTTGCGCAGGCGCAGCAGGCCATGATTGTCGTGAAAGCGGATGAACGAGGCAGCAGGATATTGCAGCATCAGGCTCGGCGAGGACGACCAGATCGCGGCCGCCATCGGCAACAGATGGTCGCTGCGGAAGACCTCGCCATAAGTGCCGGCATCGAGATACTGCTCCAGGGAGGAGAGGTCGTCGAGGGACGACAGATCCCGCGGCGCCTCGCGATAGAAGCGCCAGAGATCGCCAAGCATCGACCAGAACCGCGGGCGGAACACGTTGCTGCGTTGGGCGAACAGCCCGTTCAGGCTGCTTCCCGAATATTCCAGCTCGCCTTCTTCGAGGGAGACGGCGAACGACATCTCGGAGGGATGCGTCGGCACATCGAGATGGGAGAACAGCGCCGTGAGATTGGGATAGGTCTTCTCGTTGTAAACAATGAACCCGGTATCAACCGGGACCATTCCATCAGGCGTGCTGACCTCGACGGTGTTGGAATGACCGCCGGGCCGGCCGTCCTGTTCATAGACCGTCACGTCATGGCTTTGGCTGAGGAGCCACGCTGCGGACATTCCGGAGATACCGGTTCCAACGACCGCGATCCGCTTCCGCGGTCCGATTTCACCCTGCATCTGCCCCGTCCTCGTGATTACCTGCGCCGGATCGCCGATCTTTGCGTCCACAGACAGTTACGGATGAAAAGCGGTTTTGGATCAGGTCGATCCTCGATGATCCAAAGCCGGTCTGCATGCGTATCAGGTTGTATGCAAACCACCAGTGTAGCGGCCAGGCCACGGCAGGCGTCGACCGGTCCCAGGGGAGAGGGCGCCCACGATGGACGATCCGCCAGACGCCATGACGGCCCGGCCCCGATCCGGCGCCAGGGGGCCTGAATGACGGCTTCCACATTCATTCTCGGTCTGGCCTGCGTTTCGGCGGCACTCTCCGTCATCATGGCCGTTGCCTGGCTGGTCTGGCGCGCGACGCGAAATTCGGGGTGGGTCGATACCATCTGGACGTTCGGGCTTGGCCTCGTGGGCTTTGCCGGCGCTGTGACGGCCAGACCGATGCATCTTCACAGCGTCCTCGTGGCGGCGATGGCGGCGATCTGGGCGCTCCGGCTCGGATCCCACATCGCGCGCCGCACCCGGGGCATCACCGACGATCCGCGCTATGCCAAGCTCATCCGCGACTGGGGTGCGCACGCGTCGTCGGGCATGTTCTGGCTATTGCAGAAGCAGGCGATCGTCAGCATTCCGCTAGGGTTTGCGATGTGGCTCGCGGCGAATGCCCCCGGCCCGGTGCCTCCGTTGCAAACCGCGATCGCGATCCTGATTTTCGTCGTGGCCGTCGCAGGCGAAGGGATCGCCGACGAGCAGCTTCGGCGGTTTCGCCATGACGCAGCGAACAAGGGAAAGATCTGCGACGTCGGGCTATGGAGCTGGTCGCGCCATCCCAACTATTTCTTCGAATGGCTCGGCTGGCTTGCCTATCCCGTCCTCGCCATCGACCTCGGTGGACACGATCCCTGGGGCTACGTCGCGCTCGCAGCTCCGCTCTGCATGTACTGGCTGCTGGTCTACGTCTCCGGCATTCCGCCGCTCGAGGAGCACATGCTGGCGGCCAGGGGCGACGCGTTCCGGAGATACCAAATGAGCACGAATGTATTCTTTCCGTGGCCGCCTAAGACAAAAGCGGGAGGCTGACTTGACGCTTACAGAGACGGCGATCCATTTGGGTGAAGCGCTTCCCTGGCCCGATCGCGTCAGCGAAGCGGTCATCGGCCGCCTGGTCGAACGCACCCGGCGCAGCCTGGCGCAATCCCCCGGCGGTTCGGATGCCGGCTTCGCACGTGCGATCGCGGCGTTGCCGATCGCGATCAACACCGCCGAAGCCAACACCCAGCATTACGAGATCCCCGCGCGGTTCTTCGAGATGACCCTCGGCCCGCAGCGCAAATACTCCTGCTGCTTCTATGCCGACGATCGCGATACGCTGGCGCGGGCTGAAGAGCGCGCGCTGGAGCTCACCGCGGGGCACGCGCAACTGGCAGACGGACAGGACATTCTCGAATTGGGGTGCGGCTGGGGTTCGCTGTCGTTGTGGATGGCGCGGCGCTATCCGCACTCACGCATCACGTCGGTCTCGAATTCGGCGTCGCAGCGAGATTTCATCCTTCGTCAGGCCGATGCAGCGAACCTGCGCAACCTCTCCGTCATCACCGCCGACATGAACGAATTCGTGCCCCAGGGCAGTTTCGACCGTGTCGTCTCCGTGGAGATGTTCGAGCACATGGTCAACTGGCGGCCGCTGCTGACGCGCATGCGCGCCGCGTTGCGCCCGGGCGGCCAACTGTTCCTGCACATCTTCACGCACAAGTCCGGCTCTTACCGGTTCTCGCCTGAGAACCGGGCGGACTGGATCGCACAGCATTTCTTCACCGGCGGCATCATGCCGAGCCATGGGTTGATCCGGCAGTTTGGCGACATCTTCAGTGTGGATCAGGAGTGGCAGTGGAACGGCCGGCACTATGAGAAGACAGCGAGGGACTGGCTGGCCAATTTCGATCGAAATCGCACGGAGATCTTCGACGTGCTGAGACAGGTCTACGGCAAGGACGCGCGCCTCTGGCAGCGGCGATGGCGGTTGTTCTTCCTCGCCACAGCCGGCCTGTTCCGTCACGCCGGCGGCGGCGAGTGGGGTGTCAGCCACTACCTGCTGTCGCCGTCGCCTTCAGCGTGACGCATCAAGCGTTCGAAAATGTGCCAACGACCAGAAAGCTGACGAAGGCCGCGAAAGCGGAAGCTGCCGCACCGTAGACGATGTCGAGCATGGTGAGCTGAAGCGTCCAATTTCGCAGCGTTGCGAAGTTGGTCAGGTCGTAGGTGGCGTAGGCGAGGGCGCCGAACAGCGCGCCATATCCGACGACCGCGGCGGGCGAGCCGGACTTCAACCCGGGCATGACGGCGAAGACCAGAAGTCCCACCGGATAGATCAGATAGAACGCGATCGCCGGGCCGATGCGGACATCGGTCAGCAGAATGTCTCCAAGCGTCGGCTTGTAGAGGCGAGGCCCCATCAGGCTGAGCCAAATGGCGTCGACTGCGCCAAAAGGCAACAGCACGGCGAGGTAGCCGATCAAATAGGTCATCGAGCGCTCCGAGATTGACTTGCTAACCTATACGCCAACCGACGGTCGCTGGATCAGCGCGGCAGCATTGCCGCCTGGGCGACCGCGATCGATCCACGGCCGGAATCCCGCCAGGCGACGATCCAGATCAGGAAGCCGAGCAGCGCCAGAGCGGCGCCGACCGGACCGGTGGAGGTCCAGCCCAGCCCCTCGCGAATGGCGAGGCCGCCCAGGAACGGGCCGAGCGCATTGGCGGTGTTGAAGGCCGAATGGTTCAGCGCCGCTGCGAGCGCCTGCGCGTCGCCGGCGACGTCCATCAGCCGGGTCTGCAGGATGGCGCCGAGCGAGACGCTGGCGCCGATCGCGAAGATGTCGGCCGCCAGCAGCCACGGATTGTGCGCCACAAGGGGAAACACCAGCAGCGCGACCGCGGCAAACAGCAGGATCACGCCCGCCGTCGGCATCAAGGCGCGGTCGGCAAAGCGCGGCACGAACAGATTGCCGAGCGTGGCACCGACGCCGAAGATGGCGAGGAAGAACGGAATCACCGCGGCGCTGACCCTGGTGACCTCGATCAGTGTCGTCGCCAGATAAGTGTAGACCGCGAACATGCCGCCGAAGCCGATGGCGCCGATGCCGAGCGTGAGCCAGACGCGGCCGCTTCGGAGCGCGCCAAGCTCACGCAGCGGATCCGACCGGCCGGCCTGGTCGCGCGGCGCGAACAGCGCGCAAAGCAGCACCGTGAGCAATGCCAGCACCGAGACGAGGCCGAAGCTCGCGCGCCAGCCGACCGCCTGACCGATCAGATTTGCCAGGGGCACGCCGATGATGGTGGCACCGGTCAAGCCGAGCATGACCTGGCCGATCGCCCGCGAGCGTCGGTCAAGCGGAACGAGCGAGGCTGCGACCAAAGCCGCGATGCCGAAATAGGCGCCGTGCGGCAGCCCCGAGAGGAAGCGGGCCGCGATCATCCAGCCGAACCCGGGCGCAAGCGCGGTGAGCGCGTTGCCCAGCGCGAACACGATCATCAGGACCAGCAACTGCGTCCGCCGGGCAAAGCGCGCACCGAGCACGGCGATCAGCGGCGCGCCCAGCACGACGCCGAGCGCGTAGGCACTGATCGCGTGTCCCGCGGTCGGCTCGTCGATTCCGAGGTCGGCGGCGAAAAACGGCAGCAGGCTCATCGATGCGAATTCGGTGGTGCCGATCGCAAAGCCGCCCATCGCGAGCGAGAACAGCACGACGGCGAGGTGAGGGGGAGCCGATGGCGCGCTTGCGCGGGGTGCGGTCGCTTGAGGCGAGGTCGTCATATGTCCTGCATTGGTGGCGTCAACGGGAACCAGCCCAGCGAACGTCGCCACCCCTGCAAGATTTCTCCGTCGTACTTAAACCGGGGTCGGACGGCGTCAACACCGGAGCACCCTTGCGAGGGCCGCCGCATATCAGCGTCCCGATTGGCACGTGCCAACTCAGTCGATGCGCTTCGACCGGCGAGGTGCCTTCGGCTTGCCCTGCGCAAAATACGGGTTCACCACGCAGCTCGCCGAGCGGCCGACGGCGAGATATCTGCACTGCGGGAGCGAGGCGTAGCGGCAATCGAAATAGCCGACGGGGCCGTAGATCTGCATGCAGACCGGATAGCTCGGATCGTAAGTCTGCGCGCCGGCGGGCCCGCTCGCGAGGAGCGTCCCGGTCACGAGCATGAGAGCAGCGCGGCGCATCTCAGCGCGGCAGGTAATAGCCCGGTGAAAAGCCCGGCCCCTGTGCGCGCGGACGATTCTGATAGGCGTAGGGATCATCGCTCTGGCCGGCGAAATAGGGATTCGCGATGCAGGTGAGCGCGCGGCCCGAGGAACTCGCCTGACACTGCGCATACGTGTCGAACGTACAATTGCTCAGCCCCGGCCATTCATCGCCGGTGAGGCAGAATGCGTGATGCGTCCCGAATGCGCGTGCCGGCGTGCTCGCACTCATCGCGAATGCAAATGTGGCGATTGCAAGCGAAAATGTGGCGACAATGGGGAGCGCAATTCGTCCACGCATTTCGATTCTCCAATCACGGGATTGTGCGTGCGTCAGTGTGTACGCGCGCATGCAGTTTAAGTCGTGTAGTCGACATTGGAACTCATGAAAACTCTTGTTTCAAAGGGTTTCCTGCGCGCGCTGCTAAACATCCATTAACGCAGCGGCGGCCTTTGGCTGGGACTGTTGCGTCGCGGTTACAGCAATTCCGTCGATCACTGTTATGACCACGCCACGGCCCGGGGGCCTACTGAAGAAACTGGAACGGGATTCAAATGAACAAGAATTTGTTGCTCGCCGCTGTCAGCCTCGTTGCGCTCAGCGCGACTGCGCCGGCGATGGCGGCTGACCTCGCTGCGCGGCCTTACACCAAGGCGCCGGCGATGGTCGCCACGATCTATGACTGGAGCGGCTTCTACATCGGCATCAACGGCGGCGGCGGTTCGTCGCACGCCACCTGGGATTTCGTTGGCGTCGGCCGTGAAGGTTCGCACGACGCAACGGGCGGCACGGTCGGTGGCCAGGTCGGCTATCGCTGGCAGTCCGGCCAGTGGGTGTTCGGCGTTGAAGGCCAGGGCAACTGGGCCGACTTCTCGGGCGACAACACCAGCGCGCTGTTCGCCACCCGCAACCGCACCAAGATCGATTCGTTCGGTCTGATCACCGGCCAGGTCGGTTACGCCTGGCAAAACGTGCTGCTCTACGTCAAGGGCGGTGCGGCCGTGGTCAGCGACAAGTACGAGATCTCCAGCACCGCCGGTGCGCTGCTCGCTTCGAGCAGCGATACCCGTTGGGGTGGCACGGTCGGTGCCGGCCTCGAGTTCGGCTTCGCCCCGAACTGGTCGGTTGGCGTCGAGTACAACCACATCTTCCTGTCCGACAAGGACGTGACCTTTGCTGGCTTCGCCGGCACCGAGCGCATCAAGCAGGACGTCGACATGGGCCTCGTCCGCCTGAACTACAAGTTCGGTGGCCCGCTCGTCGCCCGCTACTAAGACACGCCGCTTCGCAAGAAGCGATTGTCGAAAGCCCCGGCCTTGTGCCGGGGCTTTTTTGTTGCGTAAATTCAGCGAGTTAACCATCCCATTTTGAGATGGCACAGGCGGCTTGACTCCAAGGAACGAAATGAGAACAATGTTCTGCATCCGTTCTGGTGATGGAGTAAGCCATGTTCAAGATTTTCGTGGAAGAAGCCGCCGCACTCGCCTCGATCTCGCTGTTCGTCGGGATGATCGCAATCTGGGCGCAGGTGATTCCGCAGCTCTAGGGCGGCAATCCTGTAAACCGGCGCCATGGACCCGACTCAGGCCCTTCACGGCGCGGGCCTGGGGAAAAGCGGGACGACGCGGCTGATCGGCCGCTCGGGCGTGGACTCTGAAGCAGTGACGCCCCACCATTGTCAGGCGAGTCGGCCGGGCGGGTGCAGAATGCTCTCATGATCCCCTGGAGCCGGCGACCGCTCCATCTCATCTGCCAGAGGCCGTCACGCGACCATGCCGAGCGCCGGATTTGTCCACCTTCACGTTCACTCGGCCTATTCGCTGCTCAAGGGCTCGATCAAGATCGGCAAGCTCGCGGAGCTCGCAAAGAAAGATCACCAGCCGGCGCTGGCGCTGACCGATACCGACAACATGTTCGGCGCGCTGGAGTTCTCCGACAAGATGGCGGGCTCCGGCATCCAGCCGATCGTCGGCTGCGAGCTCGCGATCGATTTCGGCGACCAAGATCCCAGCGCGCGCAACGCGCTTCCGCCATCGCGCGTGGTGCTGCTGGCGGCGCAGGAGCGCGGCTATCGCAGCCTGATGCGGCTGAATTCGCGGGCGTTCCTCGAATCGCCTGACAGCCACGCACCGTTCATCAAATTCGATTGGATGGAAGGCGAGACCGAAGGCCTGATCGTGCTGACCGGCGGCCCTGACGGGCCGATCTCGCTGGCGCTGTCGGCGGGACTCGCCGAGCTTGCCGCCATGCGCTGCGAGCGTCTGGCAAATCTGTTTGGCGATCGCCTCTACGTCGAATTGCAGCGCCACAACATCGACAAGGAGCGGCGCGTCGAAAGCGGCCTGATCGACATCGCCTACGCCAAGGGCCTGCCGCTGGTTGCTACCAACGAGCCGTATTTCGCCGCGACCGACGATTACGAGGCGCATGACGCGCTGCTGTGTATCGCGGGCGGGCGGCTGATCGCCGAGACCGATCGTGTGCAGCTCACGCCCGATCACCGCTTCAAGACCCGCGCCGAGATGGCGGTGCTGTTCGCCGACATTCCGGAGGCGCTGGCCTCGACGGTGGAGATCGCCGAGCGCTGCTCGTTCCGCCCGATGACGCGCAAGCCGATCCTGCCGTTCTTCACGGTCGGCGCCGCTGCGAGCTCGGATGCCGCCGCGGTCGAGGCGGCAGAATTGAAGCGGCAGGCGGAGGAGGGGCTTGCCAACCGCCTGCGCGTGCACGGCCTGTCGCAGGGGACGACGGAGGAGGACTACAGCAAGCGCCTGGCGTTCGAGCTCGACGTCATCATGCGCATGAAGTACGCGGGCTACTTCCTGATCGTGTCGGACTTCATCAAATGGGCGAAGTCGCAAGGCATCCCGGTCGGGCCGGGCCGCGGCTCCGGCGCAGGCTCGCTGGTGGCCTGGGCGCTGACCATCACCGATCTCGATCCGATCAAGTTCGGCCTGCTGTTCGAGCGCTTCCTCAATCCGGAACGCGTCTCGATGCCGGACTTCGACATCGACTTCTGCCAGGATCGCCGCGGCGAGGTGATCAAGTACGTGCAGGAGCGCTACGGCCGCGATCAGGTCGCTCAGATCATCACCTTCGGAACGCTGCAGGCGCGTGGCGTGCTGCGCGACGTCGGTCGCGTGCTGCAAATGCCCTACGGCCAGGTCGACAAGCTGACCAAGCTGGTGCCGCAGAATCCCGCCGCACCGGTGACGCTGGCGGCCGCGATCGAGAGCGAGCCGAAGCTTCAGGCGTTTCGCGACGAAGACCCGGTGGTCGCGCGTGCCTTCGACATCGCGCAGCGCCTCGAAGGCCTGACCCGCCATGCCTCGACGCACGCGGCCGGCATCGTGATCGGCGATCGCCCCTTGAGCGAACTCGTGCCGATGTACCGCGATCCCAAGTCGGACATGCCGGTGACCCAGTTCAACATGAAATGGGTCGAGCCGGCGGGCCTCGTGAAGTTCGACTTCCTCGGCCTGAAG harbors:
- a CDS encoding SAM-dependent methyltransferase, yielding MSSEAASGPSRLATWMVERLLPRVQSGHLRLTLPNGQHLDLGRRDLGSDVTITVHRWRALRRIGLSGEAGFSDGYIAGDWSTNNLVGVLDFLIRNETAFAGVASSRPARLLDWLRHRANENTRTGSKKNIAAHYDLGNEFYRHWLDQGMNYSSAIYDSELSLEAAQRNKLERVSRYLGLKGGERVLEIGCGWGSLAEHLIRGYDAAVTGVTLSKSQLDYARKRLAAEIEAGKAAFHFQDYRDIVGRFDRIVSIEMFEAVGERYWPLYFEKLRSSLVKGGVAVLQIITIAPSRFDAYRACPDFIQRHIFPGGMLPTAEIVEEHAANAMLTVTDRESFGLSYARTLRDWRDRFLGAWPEIESLGFDTRFRRMWEYYLAYCETGFRHSAIDVSIFKLTR
- a CDS encoding DUF1365 domain-containing protein; translated protein: MTSSSCLYTGQVVHRRFLPRAHRLRYRVFWTLLDLCEVDSLSKKLTFFSRNRFNLTSFHDSDHGDGSDLPLLKQVRALLRQAGCQSDQLTIKLLCMPRILGYGFNPLSVYFCSRQDGSLEAIIYEVHNTFGERHSYVMPVHGPAQSSVDGAVPEIVEQHCPKGFYVSPFLGMDMSYGFRVRPPAAHVEVSIRGKENDKTIIAASLSGARRELTDGTLIKAFTSHPLLTLKVIASIHWHALRMVLKGFRFQPRPQAVHGAAETVNSRGIQP
- a CDS encoding NAD(P)/FAD-dependent oxidoreductase, whose translation is MQGEIGPRKRIAVVGTGISGMSAAWLLSQSHDVTVYEQDGRPGGHSNTVEVSTPDGMVPVDTGFIVYNEKTYPNLTALFSHLDVPTHPSEMSFAVSLEEGELEYSGSSLNGLFAQRSNVFRPRFWSMLGDLWRFYREAPRDLSSLDDLSSLEQYLDAGTYGEVFRSDHLLPMAAAIWSSSPSLMLQYPAASFIRFHDNHGLLRLRNRPQWRTVVGGSRTYVDALTRRFRDRIRLAQGVAAIRRRPDGVEVRDCGGHVDHFDEVVIAAHADQALALLDEPTAEERSLLGAFRYSQNRAVLHSDPVLMPQRKAAWASWNYIGGRGPADTPTVTYWMNALQRLPTAQNLFVTLNPLVEPRQVLHEQCYEHPIFDAEAMSAQRRLWSLQGRDRLWFCGSYFGAGFHEDGLQSGLAVAETLGGVRRPWRVENESGRIYIDDASCHQSGRLAA
- a CDS encoding DUF1295 domain-containing protein — translated: MTASTFILGLACVSAALSVIMAVAWLVWRATRNSGWVDTIWTFGLGLVGFAGAVTARPMHLHSVLVAAMAAIWALRLGSHIARRTRGITDDPRYAKLIRDWGAHASSGMFWLLQKQAIVSIPLGFAMWLAANAPGPVPPLQTAIAILIFVVAVAGEGIADEQLRRFRHDAANKGKICDVGLWSWSRHPNYFFEWLGWLAYPVLAIDLGGHDPWGYVALAAPLCMYWLLVYVSGIPPLEEHMLAARGDAFRRYQMSTNVFFPWPPKTKAGG
- a CDS encoding SAM-dependent methyltransferase: MTLTETAIHLGEALPWPDRVSEAVIGRLVERTRRSLAQSPGGSDAGFARAIAALPIAINTAEANTQHYEIPARFFEMTLGPQRKYSCCFYADDRDTLARAEERALELTAGHAQLADGQDILELGCGWGSLSLWMARRYPHSRITSVSNSASQRDFILRQADAANLRNLSVITADMNEFVPQGSFDRVVSVEMFEHMVNWRPLLTRMRAALRPGGQLFLHIFTHKSGSYRFSPENRADWIAQHFFTGGIMPSHGLIRQFGDIFSVDQEWQWNGRHYEKTARDWLANFDRNRTEIFDVLRQVYGKDARLWQRRWRLFFLATAGLFRHAGGGEWGVSHYLLSPSPSA
- a CDS encoding DUF2177 family protein produces the protein MTYLIGYLAVLLPFGAVDAIWLSLMGPRLYKPTLGDILLTDVRIGPAIAFYLIYPVGLLVFAVMPGLKSGSPAAVVGYGALFGALAYATYDLTNFATLRNWTLQLTMLDIVYGAAASAFAAFVSFLVVGTFSNA
- a CDS encoding MFS transporter produces the protein MTTSPQATAPRASAPSAPPHLAVVLFSLAMGGFAIGTTEFASMSLLPFFAADLGIDEPTAGHAISAYALGVVLGAPLIAVLGARFARRTQLLVLMIVFALGNALTALAPGFGWMIAARFLSGLPHGAYFGIAALVAASLVPLDRRSRAIGQVMLGLTGATIIGVPLANLIGQAVGWRASFGLVSVLALLTVLLCALFAPRDQAGRSDPLRELGALRSGRVWLTLGIGAIGFGGMFAVYTYLATTLIEVTRVSAAVIPFFLAIFGVGATLGNLFVPRFADRALMPTAGVILLFAAVALLVFPLVAHNPWLLAADIFAIGASVSLGAILQTRLMDVAGDAQALAAALNHSAFNTANALGPFLGGLAIREGLGWTSTGPVGAALALLGFLIWIVAWRDSGRGSIAVAQAAMLPR
- a CDS encoding DUF3551 domain-containing protein, producing the protein MRRAALMLVTGTLLASGPAGAQTYDPSYPVCMQIYGPVGYFDCRYASLPQCRYLAVGRSASCVVNPYFAQGKPKAPRRSKRID
- a CDS encoding DUF3551 domain-containing protein gives rise to the protein MRGRIALPIVATFSLAIATFAFAMSASTPARAFGTHHAFCLTGDEWPGLSNCTFDTYAQCQASSSGRALTCIANPYFAGQSDDPYAYQNRPRAQGPGFSPGYYLPR
- a CDS encoding outer membrane protein, whose amino-acid sequence is MNKNLLLAAVSLVALSATAPAMAADLAARPYTKAPAMVATIYDWSGFYIGINGGGGSSHATWDFVGVGREGSHDATGGTVGGQVGYRWQSGQWVFGVEGQGNWADFSGDNTSALFATRNRTKIDSFGLITGQVGYAWQNVLLYVKGGAAVVSDKYEISSTAGALLASSSDTRWGGTVGAGLEFGFAPNWSVGVEYNHIFLSDKDVTFAGFAGTERIKQDVDMGLVRLNYKFGGPLVARY